The Benincasa hispida cultivar B227 chromosome 9, ASM972705v1, whole genome shotgun sequence genome has a segment encoding these proteins:
- the LOC120085066 gene encoding centromere protein C isoform X1, translating to MVTQEARHSDAIDPLAAYSGINLFSSAFGTLPDPSKPHDLGADLDGIHKHLKSMVSRSPSKLIEQARSILDGNSNLMQSEAATFLVKNEKNEEATVKAEENPQERRPALNRKRARFSLKPDARQPPVNLEPTFDIKQLKDPEEFFLAYERHENAKKEIQKQTGAVLKDLNQQNPSTNTRQRRPGILGRSVRYKHQYSSITTEDDQNVDPSQVTFESGGISPPVMGTETHPSPHIIDSNNKTDEDVAFEEEEEFVASVTKAENKVNKILDELLSDNCGDLEGDRAINILQECLQIKPFNLEKLCLPDLEAIQTMKLKSSSGNLSKRSLISVVNQLQRIETLKSKQDDENLVNPLSPPSSIRSPLASLSALNRRISLSNSSGDPFSAHGIDQSPARDPYLFRLNNNLSDAAGIAEQSSVSKLKSLLTKDGGTVANGIKPSKILFEDVDSMSKISSSYVLNVPEVGCETVLSGTHVSMEAKDVSGGSIEVEVNEKLSCLEVQVDDVANMQMEDHEGSASEQPNSSKVDLIKEYPVGIQSQLDQSTAICIENIADGPSRSSGTDHHYEEQAKPKSRANKQCRGKKISGRQSLAGAGTTWQGGVRRSTRFKTRPLEYWKGERLLYGRVHESLATVIGLKYVSPAKGNGQPIMKVKSLVSNEYKDLVELAALH from the exons ATGGTGACCCAAGAAGCTCGACACTCCGATGCGATCGATCCTCTTGCTGCTTATTCTGGTATCAATCTCTTTTCGAGCGCATTTGGTACTTTGCCGGATCCGTCAAAGCCACATGATCTTGGAGCCGACCTCGACGGCATCCACAAGCACCTCAAATCCATG GTGTCAAGAAGTCCCAGTAAACTTATAGAGCAGGCCAGATCAATTTTAGACGGCAACTCAAATTTGATGCAATCTGAAGCTGCCACATTTCTTGTAAAGAATGAGAAAAATGAGGAAGCTACAGTGAAGGCGGAGGAAAATCCACAAGAAAGAAGGCCAGCTTTAAACCGAAAGCGGGCTAGGTTCTCTTTAAAACCTGATGCTAG ACAACCTCCTGTGAACTTGGAACCAACATTTGACATCAAACAATTGAAAGACCCTGAGGAGTTCTTTTTGGCCTATGAAAGGCATGAAA ATGCCAAAAAAGAAATCCAAAAGCAGACGGGAGCAGTTCTGAAGGACCTGAACCAACAAAATCCATCCACGAATACACGCCAGCGTAGACCAGGGATTCTAGG GAGATCTGTTAGATACAAGCATCAGTATTCATCAATAACAACTGAAGATGATCAGAATGTAGATCCTTCTCAAGTGACATTTGAGTCAGGTGGTATCAGTCCACCAGTAATGGGAACAGAAACACACCCAAGTCCACATATAATTGACTCAAATAACAAAACTGATGAAGATGTAGCAtttgaggaggaggaggagttCGTTG cTTCAGTTACCAAGGCAGAgaacaaagtgaataaaatttTGGATGAATTACTCTCTGACAATTGTGGAGATCTAGAAGGTGATCGAGCCATCAACATATTACAGGAGTGCTTGCAGATTAAACCCTTTAATTTAGAGAAATTATGCCTTCCCGATTTAGAAGCCATTCAAACAATGAAATTGAAATCTTCAAGTGGCAATCTGTCAAAGCGTAGTTTGATCAGTGTGGTCAATCAGTTACAAAGGATAGAAACTTTGAAATCTAAGCAGGACGATGAAAATTTGGTCAATCCTCTTTCTCCCCCATCCTCAATCAGAAGTCCATTGGCATCATTATCAGCCCTAAATAGACGAATTTCACTTTCAAATTCATCAGGTGATCCATTTTCAGCTCATGGCATTGACCAATCTCCAGCAAGAGATCCTTACCTTTTTAGACTCAATAATAACTTGTCTGATGCAGCTGGTATTGCAGAGCAGTCAAGTGTTTCTAAATTGAAGTCACTTTTAACCAAAGATGGCGGGACTGTAGCAAATGGAATTAAGCCATCCAAAATTCTTTTTGAAGACGTTGATTCAATGTCTAAAATATCTTcaagttatgttttaaatgtaCCCGAAGTTGGTTGTGAAACTGTCTTAAGTGGAACTCATGTCAGCATGGAAGCTAAAGATGTTAGTGGCGGCAGCATAGAAGTGGAAGtaaatgaaaaattgagttgTCTTGAAGTCCAAGTAGATGATGTGGCTAATATGCAGATGGAAGATCACGAAGGATCAGCTTCCGAGCAACCAAACTCATCCAAGGTGGATCTGATCAAAGAATACCCGGTTGGCATTCAGAGTCAGTTGG ATCAATCAACTGCTATTTGTATTGAAAATATTGCTGATGGGCCATCGAGAAGCAGTGGAACGGATCACCACTATGAG GAACAGGCCAAGCCAAAATCTCGTGCAAACAAACAATGCAGAGGCAAAAAGATTTCTGGGAGGCAAAGCCTTGCAG GGGCCGGTACAACGTGGCAAGGTGGGGTGAGAAGAAGTACCAGGTTCAAAACACGACCATTGGAGTACTGGAAAGGTGAAAGGTTGTTGTACGGACGTGTACATGAGA
- the LOC120085066 gene encoding centromere protein C isoform X2: MVTQEARHSDAIDPLAAYSGINLFSSAFGTLPDPSKPHDLGADLDGIHKHLKSMVSRSPSKLIEQARSILDGNSNLMQSEAATFLVKNEKNEEATVKAEENPQERRPALNRKRARFSLKPDARQPPVNLEPTFDIKQLKDPEEFFLAYERHENAKKEIQKQTGAVLKDLNQQNPSTNTRQRRPGILGRSVRYKHQYSSITTEDDQNVDPSQVTFESGGISPPVMGTETHPSPHIIDSNNKTDEDVAFEEEEEFVASVTKAENKVNKILDELLSDNCGDLEGDRAINILQECLQIKPFNLEKLCLPDLEAIQTMKLKSSSGNLSKRSLISVVNQLQRIETLKSKQDDENLVNPLSPPSSIRSPLASLSALNRRISLSNSSGDPFSAHGIDQSPARDPYLFRLNNNLSDAAGIAEQSSVSKLKSLLTKDGGTVANGIKPSKILFEDVDSMSKISSSYVLNVPEVGCETVLSGTHVSMEAKDVSGGSIEVEVNEKLSCLEVQVDDVANMQMEDHEGSASEQPNSSKVDLIKEYPVGIQSQLDQSTAICIENIADGPSRSSGTDHHYEMEDHKGSASEQPNSSNVDVIKEYPVGMQGQLDQPTATCTENIADGPSRSSGTDHLNEEQAKPKSRANKQCRGKKISGRQSLAGAGTTWQGGVRRSTRFKTRPLEYWKGERLLYGRVHESLATVIGLKYVSPAKGNGQPIMKVKSLVSNEYKDLVELAALH, from the exons ATGGTGACCCAAGAAGCTCGACACTCCGATGCGATCGATCCTCTTGCTGCTTATTCTGGTATCAATCTCTTTTCGAGCGCATTTGGTACTTTGCCGGATCCGTCAAAGCCACATGATCTTGGAGCCGACCTCGACGGCATCCACAAGCACCTCAAATCCATG GTGTCAAGAAGTCCCAGTAAACTTATAGAGCAGGCCAGATCAATTTTAGACGGCAACTCAAATTTGATGCAATCTGAAGCTGCCACATTTCTTGTAAAGAATGAGAAAAATGAGGAAGCTACAGTGAAGGCGGAGGAAAATCCACAAGAAAGAAGGCCAGCTTTAAACCGAAAGCGGGCTAGGTTCTCTTTAAAACCTGATGCTAG ACAACCTCCTGTGAACTTGGAACCAACATTTGACATCAAACAATTGAAAGACCCTGAGGAGTTCTTTTTGGCCTATGAAAGGCATGAAA ATGCCAAAAAAGAAATCCAAAAGCAGACGGGAGCAGTTCTGAAGGACCTGAACCAACAAAATCCATCCACGAATACACGCCAGCGTAGACCAGGGATTCTAGG GAGATCTGTTAGATACAAGCATCAGTATTCATCAATAACAACTGAAGATGATCAGAATGTAGATCCTTCTCAAGTGACATTTGAGTCAGGTGGTATCAGTCCACCAGTAATGGGAACAGAAACACACCCAAGTCCACATATAATTGACTCAAATAACAAAACTGATGAAGATGTAGCAtttgaggaggaggaggagttCGTTG cTTCAGTTACCAAGGCAGAgaacaaagtgaataaaatttTGGATGAATTACTCTCTGACAATTGTGGAGATCTAGAAGGTGATCGAGCCATCAACATATTACAGGAGTGCTTGCAGATTAAACCCTTTAATTTAGAGAAATTATGCCTTCCCGATTTAGAAGCCATTCAAACAATGAAATTGAAATCTTCAAGTGGCAATCTGTCAAAGCGTAGTTTGATCAGTGTGGTCAATCAGTTACAAAGGATAGAAACTTTGAAATCTAAGCAGGACGATGAAAATTTGGTCAATCCTCTTTCTCCCCCATCCTCAATCAGAAGTCCATTGGCATCATTATCAGCCCTAAATAGACGAATTTCACTTTCAAATTCATCAGGTGATCCATTTTCAGCTCATGGCATTGACCAATCTCCAGCAAGAGATCCTTACCTTTTTAGACTCAATAATAACTTGTCTGATGCAGCTGGTATTGCAGAGCAGTCAAGTGTTTCTAAATTGAAGTCACTTTTAACCAAAGATGGCGGGACTGTAGCAAATGGAATTAAGCCATCCAAAATTCTTTTTGAAGACGTTGATTCAATGTCTAAAATATCTTcaagttatgttttaaatgtaCCCGAAGTTGGTTGTGAAACTGTCTTAAGTGGAACTCATGTCAGCATGGAAGCTAAAGATGTTAGTGGCGGCAGCATAGAAGTGGAAGtaaatgaaaaattgagttgTCTTGAAGTCCAAGTAGATGATGTGGCTAATATGCAGATGGAAGATCACGAAGGATCAGCTTCCGAGCAACCAAACTCATCCAAGGTGGATCTGATCAAAGAATACCCGGTTGGCATTCAGAGTCAGTTGG ATCAATCAACTGCTATTTGTATTGAAAATATTGCTGATGGGCCATCGAGAAGCAGTGGAACGGATCACCACTATGAG ATGGAAGATCACAAAGGATCAGCTTCTGAGCAGCCAAACTCATCCAACGTGGATGTGATCAAAGAGTACCCAGTTGGCATGCAGGGTCAGTTGG ATCAACCAACTGCTACTTGTACTGAAAATATTGCCGATGGGCCGTCTAGAAGCAGTGGAACGGATCACCTCAATGAG GAACAGGCCAAGCCAAAATCTCGTGCAAACAAACAATGCAGAGGCAAAAAGATTTCTGGGAGGCAAAGCCTTGCAG GGGCCGGTACAACGTGGCAAGGTGGGGTGAGAAGAAGTACCAGGTTCAAAACACGACCATTGGAGTACTGGAAAGGTGAAAGGTTGTTGTACGGACGTGTACATGAGA